The region ACGACGAAAGCGGAGAGGCCCTCCGCGAGCCCGGACTGCGCCATGGGATCATCGATCACGTCCGCGATCCGTTCCGGGTCCGCCGGGGACGAGGGCGCGGGTTCCGCCGCGGCCGCACCTTCGGCGTTCACGACCGGGTGGGGCACCGCGGGGAGTGGTCGGGCCTCGATCACATCGAGGGCTGCGAACCCGGCGATCAGCACGAATATGTTGAGCAGGGCCAGCGTGAGGAAGACCTCACTTCGTACCCGTCGCACCCGGGGCACCCGCCCTTCCTTAGGTGTCGCGGCCTGACGTTGTTGTTATACGGCGACATTAGTCGCAATGGGAGCCGAGATCAGCATGGAATTCGACGTTACGATCGAGATCCCCAAGGGGGAGCGCAACAAGTACGAGGTGGACCACGAGACCGGTCGCATCCGTCTCGACCGCATGCTGTTCACCTCCACCACCTACCCCGCCGACTACGGTTTCGTCGACGGGACGCTCGGTGAGGACGGCGACCCGCTGGACGCCCTCGTCCTGCTCAAGGCCCCGACCTTTCCGGGCTGCCTGATCCGCGCCCGGGCCATCGGCATGTTCCGGATGCGCGACGAGGCCGGCGGCGACGACAAGCTGCTGTGCGTTCCGGCCACGGACCCGCGCATGGAGCACCTGCGTGACATTCACCACGTGAACGAGTTCGAGCGCCTGGAGATCGAGCACTTCTTCACGGTCTACAAGGACCTGGAGCCCGGCAAGTCCGTCGAGGGCGCCAGCTGGGTCGGCCGCCACGAGGCCGAGCAGGAGATCATCGCCTCGGTCAAGCGCGCCGAGGAGGCGGGCGTCCACGGCGACTCCTCCCACATCTCCGGCGACAAGGAGAAGTAGGGCGGGGCTCCCGTTCGACCTCCGGGGCGACGGTCCGGCGGACTCCGCCGGACCCGCCCGCCCCGCCGCCCTCGGCCCGCGTCCTCCGGCACGGCTCCCCCACACCGCCGCCCTGGAGGCCGCGGGCCGTTCTCGCGGGTCAGCGGCCGACGAGGCCGGCCGGACCGGTCCAGGG is a window of Nocardiopsis changdeensis DNA encoding:
- a CDS encoding inorganic diphosphatase is translated as MEFDVTIEIPKGERNKYEVDHETGRIRLDRMLFTSTTYPADYGFVDGTLGEDGDPLDALVLLKAPTFPGCLIRARAIGMFRMRDEAGGDDKLLCVPATDPRMEHLRDIHHVNEFERLEIEHFFTVYKDLEPGKSVEGASWVGRHEAEQEIIASVKRAEEAGVHGDSSHISGDKEK